Proteins found in one Salvia splendens isolate huo1 chromosome 10, SspV2, whole genome shotgun sequence genomic segment:
- the LOC121753407 gene encoding deSI-like protein At4g17486 — protein sequence MKSKFKSSWRSIVPLQTQGESTTRFCVFPKVKSASFSQGNTPVYLNVYDLTPVNGYVYWAGLGVFHSGVEVYDIEYAFGAHDFPTSGVFEVEPRQCPGFRFRRSIFIGTTHLNPHQVRDFMEKQATNYCGDTYHLVVKNCNHFCEDICYKLTGKRIPKWVNRLARIGSYCNCILPEALKTSKGPHDTNCQDSESEKKSLRSSFSCFSSISMHPKEKDVSISSFVLQSHYKGCLPPWDLKKSRSTKSVKEG from the exons atgaaatcaaaattcaaaagcaGTTGGAGATCAATTGTGCCTCTGCAGACGCAGGGAGAATCAACGACAAGGTTCTGCGTGTTTCCTAAGGTTAAATCAGCTAGCTTTAGCCAAGGAAACACTCCTGTTTACCTCAATGTTTATGATTTAACACCTGTCAACGGCTATGTTTACTGGGCTGGACTTGGTGTCTTTCACTCTGGGGTTGAAG TGTATGACATTGAATATGCTTTTGGAGCCCACGACTTTCCTACTAGTGGCGTATTTGAAGTTGAGCCCCGGCAATGCCCTGGATTCAGGTTTCGCAGGTCAATTTTTATTGGCACGACACATTTGAACCCTCACCAAGTAAGAGATTTCATGGAGAAGCAGGCCACAAACTACTGTGGTGATACATATCACCTGGTTGTCAAAAACTGCAACCATTTCTGTGAGGATATATGCTACAAGCTGACTGGAAAACGGATACCAAAATGGGTGAATCGTCTGGCAAGGATAG GTTCATACTGCAACTGCATACTCCCGGAGGCTCTAAAAACGAGCAAGGGGCCACATGATACAAACTGTCAAGATTCAGAGAGTGAGAAGAAGAGTCTGAGAAGCTCTTTCAGCTGCTTCTCTTCGATTTCTATGCACCCAAAGGAGAAAGATGTATCGATATCATCGTTCGTCTTACAATCACACTATAAAGGCTGTCTGCCTCCTTGGGATTTAAAGAAATCAAGAAGTACTAAATCTGTGAAAGAAGGTTAG